The window TTTAGGGCAGGCTGACTACGCGGCCTCAGGCAAGAGCCAAAATGCCACCTGCTCCTGTGCTCCCAGGTGGCTGGTGGACCCAGCCTCTTGGGTGAGCCTCGTCTGTTCTCCTGAGTCCTGCTTCCTCCAGGAGTGGCGGGGGGCCCTTCAGACCTCTCCAATGACCGGGATTCCACAGAGCCCAGCTCCTGTGGGGCACCGTCCCATGGTTGCTAATGAAGGATTCGCTTTGCGTGCTTTAACCGCCTTGCTGGATGGGTGCTGTCCATGGGTGCTCGGCAGGGCCTGGCCGGGACAGCAGGGTGTGATGCGCCAATCCCTTCCCACTTGGGGCTGTACACTTTGGGTTTATAATCCACCGGGCAGGGCCCAGACAGCAGCCAAAGGCTTTACCAGCCTTTGCCTGAAACCCAGCAGATCCTCcgcttgttaaaaaaaagaaaagaaattctgttcCTTGGTGGACATTGgcagtgctgggtgctggggcctCAGGTCCTCAGCGGAGAGTGACCACCAGCCCCAGTATCCAGGCCAGGAGCGAGGCTCCCAGGGCACGGCCCGAGGAGGCCTGCTGCACCCCGCTGGGGGCACGGATGGGGGTCCTGCGGGCACACTTGCCCTTCCGCTTGGGCCGCACCGTGGGCATGATGTCAAAGCTGAACTTGTGCTGGTAGTCGGGGGCGTAGTCCTGCAGCTCGGGGGTCTGCTTCCCGGCGCCTGCCTTGGACACCTGGTTGCGATTCCTGTGGCTGGTGCAGTTCTTGCCGGGCTTCCTGTAGCCCGGCCGGGAGCCCGGCAGATGGCCGTGCGAGTGGCCCTTGTCCCTGGCGGGGCCGTGGGGCGGGTAGTGTTCCTTGCGGGCGGCCCTGTCGGTGGTGGTGAGCGTGTGTGACTTGATCTGGTGCGGGGACGCCGGCCCCGTGCAGTTCCGGAAGTCCTCGGCCCTCAGCAGCTTCAGGTCCTGGCCTTGCCGTGACTCGGGGGACACACAGGGGACAGCAGAGCTGGAGCCGCGGAACCTCCGCAGCCATTCCCACAGGGAGTGCGCCCGGCAGCCGCAGTCCCAAGCATTCCCGTTGAGGCGGAGGAACTCCAGGGCGGCCAGGGGCGCCAAGCAGTCGCCCTGCAGCTCGGAGAGACTGTTGTTGAAGAGAAAGAGGGTGGTCAGCCTGCGGAGGTCGTGGAAAGCCTTGTGGTGGACCCACCGCAGCTGGTTCTCGTGCAGCAGGAGCCGGTCCAGGTTCACCAGCCCCCGGAAGGTGTCCTGGCCCAGGCTCCACAGCTTGTTGCCATGGAGAAACAGGTGGCTGAGGTTGACCAGGTCCACGAAGATGTCGTCCTGGAGGTACTCGATGTGATTGTCCTGCAGGTAGAGGTACTGCAGGCTGTGCAGGCCGCTGAATATGCCTGCCGGCAGGGCACTGAGCCCGCACTTATAGAGGTAGAGGGCGTGGAGCTTCACCAGGCCCTGGAAGGTCTCCGGGGCCAGCGTCCGCAGCTGCCGGTTGTCGCCAAGGTCCAGCTCCTCCAGGTGCACGAAGCCCTCGAAGGTGTTGGGGTCAATGTAGGTGATGTTGTTGGAGTAGATCCACAGGGTGACCATAGCGGGGCTGAAGTGGCCCTGCTGGAGGAGGGTGATGCGATTGTTCTGCAGGAAGATGCGTTCGCTATCCTCCGGGATGCCCTCGGGGATGGCGGCAAAGTTGTGCGCCTGGCAGCTGACCGTCATGGGTGCCGGGTAGCACACGCAGTCCCGCGGGCAGCCGCCGCCCAGGGGCAGCTCCCCGgctagcagcagcagcaacagttCCACACAGCACCCTGGcggggagacagagcacagccAGGTCAGGGTCGGCCGGGGGACGCGGGGGACAGACGGGGTGCGGGGCTGGTGGGTGTGCCACCCTCCCAGGCCAGGCTCTGGCCTGGCCTGCGCCGAACTCGGCAGTCTGGGACGGCAGTCCCCTGGGGGAGGCTCCAGatgggaggaaggcagggctcAAGCCCAAGCCGGGCCCGCACCTGGCGTGAGATAACACTTGGGCCCTGCACCTGTACTGGGGGTTCTATTCCCCAGCCTGGGCTGCCCGCCATCCTTAGTCCTGCCCCCTCAGGCTCTGTCAGccctgcggggggtggggggtgggggtcacaaCCCCAGACCACAGAAGCCAGCCTCTGGTTCCTGTTCCAGCTCTGTCACTCACTCGCTGTTATCCACATGAACAGATAGTGGGGCAGACTCTGGGTCTAGCAAAGTGAACATACGGAGGCCTGAGGAGTCTCTGTATTTATTCTCAATAACAAGGCAAGCATGCATGCATGATACCAAAGTTCATCTCAAAAGAGGTCCCATTTACCATGCCTCCCGCATCCTCAAATATGTGAcaaactctctgggcctcagtttctaaaTAATACTGGTTGTCCCCTCCAGCGCCATGAGGATGTACTAAGAGGACCCATGTGTGTGGACTGGGGGAGGCATCAGGGTGGCCAGgctctgcaccccccccaccccccaccaggagCTATCTGCTGCCCCCCATCAGGTCCACCTTctggcctctcccctctccccacctaaACTCCCAGGCTGTGGCTGCAAACCAGGCCTCGCCTCTCGACTGTCCCGAGCATTTCCTCTGTAGCTTCCCTCTAATTGGGCATTAATTAGGCATTCGTTAATGGatccttaaaataatttattttcggATGTGTCCAGCCTGTGGTCGGATAATAGCCCCGTGCTCATTATCGGAGCAGCCTCATTATGGACGATCATCATTACCTGCCTTTTTCCAGGGTCGCAGCTGCCCCAGGCTGCCCGGCAGGCGCGCCGGCGTGGgaaagacaggctccaggctggtaGGGCCCCACCCCGCAGGGCCCGGCAGCCACCTCATCCCCTCCTGGGTTGGCCTCTTGCCCGTCCCTTCCAGCTTGGCCAGCCAGGCCTCTGGGGAGAGGTCAGGGCTGCCGGCAGCTCAGCCGAGTCTCGCTGCCATCAGCGATGCCCAGAGCATGTAGAAAGAACCTACCCTCCCGGCCGGTCTCAGACCCGCCCCACTCCCAGCCTCACAGGGGCCACTGGGCCAGGCTCTGAGGCCCTGCTGCTGCCCTAGTCTGATGGTCAGGCTCAGGCAGGCCTAGCCACCACCCCCTCGTTCCTGGCAGAAATGGCATCGTAAATAAGTGACAGTTCCCAGCTGTTGGGAGTTATGGGCTCCCAGAGAGTGGCAGCTGCTTCCCGTCCCCCTGTAATCACCCGGCTTCCACCAAACGTTCCCAACATAAAAATCATcgcatataattttgtttttgcataaTTGGGTTCGGTTGCGATTTCAGAGCAATTATGACCTCGGTGGCAGTGGTGGCGGTGGCAGTGCAGCTGTGAGGAACCTTCCTGGGCTGGGCTCCTGTGCTCCATGTGGCTCCTGCAGTGTCTTCAGTCACCACGACCATTGCACAGCCTGCAGGCTAAGCCTGAGGCTGGTGCCTccgcagcctcagtttccctctctgtaacgtGGGTAGGAGATGATCGCTATGCTAGCCTGCCCCACGTGGAGACTCGGGTCTGACCTCCAggcccccccactccccaccttgGTCTGGCAGGGGGTGTCCCAGCCCCGCAGGGGGAAGCAAGAGTGtggacagggagggacaggagcCTGGACCCCAAGCTTCAGCTGACTCTCGGGGAGCCTGCCCGATGCCTCGAGCCACCGAAAGCCAGGGCTGGGATGAAGGCCCAACTCACACTGTCTGCACCTTCCACAGAGACTGACACTCCCTTTCCCTACTCTCAGCTCGCACTCCTTACCCCTGGCCAGGCTGCTGTCTCCCAGGGACCCTGCCCCAGGGAAGTGGCCCCTGTCCTGCCGCTCGGTGGGGCGATCACAGTGCTCACTGCGCGGAAAGGGACCAGGCCACGGCCATGCACCTGTGGTTGTGGGACACACACTGCCACACCAgaccctgggggcggggggtgggactGCAAAGAAAGAGGCTTTTCCTGAAGTCTGGCAGCAGAGGGACACTCACTGTGGGGGCAGGGATAAGCTGTGGCAGGCTCAGCACTAATACCACTCGACATTTGTGCAGCTTATGAAGTTTACAAAGTGCTTCTGCTCGCGATGCTCTGATCCTCAGAATTACTGTGTGGTCGTAGGGGGTTCTCCTGCCCCCTGACCTGATGGGGGCAGACGACCCTTCTCCCTGCTGTTGTGGCTATGTCTCTGTGAGGCCCCTGGGCTGGGGTTCTCTCAAATGTCCCCAGAAAAGCTGGGGGACCCCATGGAGAGCCACACCCTTTCCTTagacaggtgccccagggaatGTTGGGGTACAGGGAAACCAGGCGGAGATCCCCATTTCGGGGAAAAGCCAAATGCCCAAAAATCCAGGCTGGGGCAGAACGGCCAGCTTGTGAACACACTTTGGCAGGTGTGTTGGGTAAATGCAGGACCCAGGGCAGGAGCCACCCATTCCCTTCCTCCCAGAGGGTCCCAGAAGGAGGCAGGGGCCCCGGCCAACGCTTGGAGCTGCTCTCCGTCCTTCAGTACTGCCCAGATGCCAGGGACCCAGGCCAGGGAAGCTGCCCTTGCACTACCCCTGCCCCCTTCCACTGGGTGCTGGGGTGGGTCTCAGCTGAGTCTGCTTCTCCACCCCGGAAGCTGGTCACATCTCCAAGGCCCCAGACTAGCCCTCCCAGACAAGCTCACCCACCTCTGGCACCCCTGCCTGAGCCGGCGGGTGCCCCCGGGTCTGGATCATCACCAGGCAGGGTTTCTTTCCAGGCAGGAGCTACAGCTTCTCCTGTGCCCCCTCCATGT of the Neofelis nebulosa isolate mNeoNeb1 chromosome 16, mNeoNeb1.pri, whole genome shotgun sequence genome contains:
- the RTN4RL1 gene encoding reticulon-4 receptor-like 1, with product MLRKGCCVELLLLLLAGELPLGGGCPRDCVCYPAPMTVSCQAHNFAAIPEGIPEDSERIFLQNNRITLLQQGHFSPAMVTLWIYSNNITYIDPNTFEGFVHLEELDLGDNRQLRTLAPETFQGLVKLHALYLYKCGLSALPAGIFSGLHSLQYLYLQDNHIEYLQDDIFVDLVNLSHLFLHGNKLWSLGQDTFRGLVNLDRLLLHENQLRWVHHKAFHDLRRLTTLFLFNNSLSELQGDCLAPLAALEFLRLNGNAWDCGCRAHSLWEWLRRFRGSSSAVPCVSPESRQGQDLKLLRAEDFRNCTGPASPHQIKSHTLTTTDRAARKEHYPPHGPARDKGHSHGHLPGSRPGYRKPGKNCTSHRNRNQVSKAGAGKQTPELQDYAPDYQHKFSFDIMPTVRPKRKGKCARRTPIRAPSGVQQASSGRALGASLLAWILGLVVTLR